DNA from Ziziphus jujuba cultivar Dongzao chromosome 2, ASM3175591v1:
GTCAGATGTATTTTCTTGGTCATTCTACCAATTCACATGACAATTAAAATCTTTTGGGTCGTTGATTACTATGCATTTTTATTACTTGGGCTTCAGGACCCCAAGTGGTATAGTCCAGCTTAACATTTCTATTTCAGGACCCCAAGTGGTATAGTCCAGCTTAACATTTCTATTTGATGATAATTCTATGTTATCTGCGTCTTCCCACTAGTATTTCACGTTCTGGTTCTGCTGTTATCTTTATATTTTGCTTCATGTTTTTGTTCATAGTGAATTTCCAGTAAAAACCTCCTAGAAAGGAACCAAAATCTGACTCCCGTGTATCGCAGAGAATTCTGAAACGACAACAGAACTTAGCCTTCTTCACTATCTGTGGGAATGAAGCGCAAGAAATGGTCAGAGCTGGAGGAACAGACCCTCCTTGCCAAGTATGCCGAGCTCCTCAAGTTGGGAACTCTAGCTAAGCTAAAGACCCGCGAGAAGAAGTTCAAGCCCATTGCGGAGCACGTCAACTCCATGCACCATATCCATGATCCCATAACCTTCCCTTTCAAATGGTCTTGGCGCGATGTTTCTATTAAGGTCCAAAACATGCGCCACCAATACCTGGGTGTTAAGCAGAAAATTCGGGTTTCCAAGGATGAGTTCAACTGGAATGATGGTGAAAATCACTGGGAGAATTTCTTGAAGTACAAGGAGGTCTTTGGGGATGTGGAGCTTGATCCTAAGGGAAAGAAATTGTGTGACAATGTGAATGTTTTTGGTGATTGTGGGGACTTGGGTTTTGGAATTGACTGCGAAGATTTGGAAGAGGATGGTGAAGAAGAAAGTTTGGAaggagaagatgatgatgacgatgatgaagATGTTGGTGGTCGTTGTGGTGgtggtagtggtggtggtggtggtggtggtgatggtgttggtagtgatgatgatgatgacagtggtggtggtgatggtgaaGTGGGGGATGAGATTGTTGGTAGTGAGGGTGAATTTGGGCCTGAGAGAGAAATTGGGGATGTGGGTTTTGGTCGGAAGAGGAAATTGAAGAAAGGGTTAGCAGTAAACAGGAGGTTGGGAGTGGTTAGTGCACAAATTTTGGAGCTGAGGGATGTAGTGTTGAAAAGGGaagagaggaggagagagagagactacaAGAGGGAGAAAGGTGAGGCAAACaaggaagaaaagagaaaagaagctGAGCATAGGAAGGAGAAAAGAAGGAATGAGAGGGAAGAGGGGTTGGATAACAGGGAactggaattggaagagatgcagGCGATGTGGGAAAGAAGGGAATATGAGAAAAGACTGAGGTTAGAACGAGAATTCAATGAAGAGGAACGGTGGAGCAGGATGAAGATGGAGGAGAAGAGAGAGGAGGATGAGATGGAGTGGAGGGAGAGAATGGTGGGTATGCAAATTGAGCATGAGAAGCAAATGATGCAATTGCATGCTGAGGCATGCCAGAACCAAATGCAGATTCTTGGACTGATGGCTAGACTTGTTTGTCAATTTGTCGGGTGGGCAAATGATGGGTTGGGAGGTGGATTAGGGTCTTTGCCGCCTCAAGTGCTGCAGAATTTGCAGCATCCGGGTGGATTGGGCGATAATGGGAAGTCCGATGCTAATTCGCCTTCAAAGTTCATATAAACTGTATTTCATCTGATCTGATACATACATTGTATTGTACCTTCTACctagtgttaaaattaatttattttgatgattttagtTACAAATTGAGATTGGAAAGAACTCTGTTTGTAATTCGGTAATCAATGCCTACTTGCATATGGCAGAGTGGCATATTCTTTCAAATTTCAAGCAACGATTGGACTTATCTATTTGCTCTTGGTCCATTATTGATTGTTTGAATGCAAAGAGGTGGTACATGGTATGTTAATGCATCAAAATGATGCTTTGCTAATGTGCTTTCTAAGACACCCTGAATCGAATAAATTGCTCCATCCTCTGGTTGGCGCATCTATGCCCcagataatataatttataaacagGTTCTTTGTTGGCGGCATGGATGAAAGACTAACATTGACTTAAAGAGTCAAATGTTGTTTTTAATAGTCTCTATTTGGAACAGCTGCTATTAGTGCTGGAGGAAGAAAGATCATGAGGCTGAGAtattaatcatcatcataatcatgTGGTGGAGAGCAGCAGGAGAGAACCTTCTCTTAGCTGGATAATTGACCTCTTGCTCAACAATTATAAAACAGGAAGGAACTTCAAGCGATGGTCCCTTGACTCCTTAATGTGGAAACTAAAGCACACTAACTATGAAACCTGgaaatatcttttttattttattttatttatttatttatttatttatttattaaaattaataagataAAAGGTTTTTGGGCCACCAaagtaaatttcaaaaatgattttcaagtaaaacacttaaaaaaatatacttacGACTTTATCTACCATAAAGCttgaaattcaaataaacaGAATGGCTTTCATTTCTATCTCAGTAATCGATTGAATTAataattagtttattattattaatattattatttatttaaaagaaaagaggaagaaacTGTTTTCTTatagaaacaaatataaaaaaaaggaagaagaagactttGAATCGTATTTGCAGTGTTTGACTGTGtaaaattaaagatatatttcaTCTGGATCCCTTATATTAattacaatataattttttaaatttttaaaaattacaattaaaaaagaaaaatgaaagaaacaaatataacagCAAAACGATGTGAAATTGATGATACTTTTAAAGGGTGAGGgatcatataataatatttaaatcaaatcggAAGAGCGGTGAAATAAATCCGAAACTTCGTCAATGCCACATGGCGAAAGGCTATTGGAAGGAGTTGGAGTATTAGGCGCACATGAGCAGGTAGGAAATTGTACCCTGGCGTCCGCATCGTCGTCAGTACCTTCGATGTAAGAAACTTTTGTTGACAAAATCAGTTtctgattctctctctctctctctctctctatcacattcttctctcttcttttcctctctctctctctctctctctctctctctctctctccaagcCGTTTCTCACTCCAATCCTCCATTCCTTCAGGTATGCTtactctctttttatttattttattttattttttggttaattggCAGTTTTTTAATGTTCTGATTGCATGTAGCtgtaaatatatagatatgcatgtaaattttgtatatgtatatttttttttagagtCTGAACTGTTAAACTTATTGTTCAAATGGTTGTGGATTTTCTGGTATTTGTCAACTATGCCTACCAGCATAACCAGTTTTTCACGTTGTTTTCGTTatctttatctttatcttttttttttttttttttttttcttttttttttggttttggtttttgtctagattttggatttttcttttttcagaggTTAAATGCCTAAATGTGTTCTGCTTAGTTTGTATGTTATGAGAATCTTTGTGCTGAAATTTGTTTAGCTGTTGCAAAATGTATGTTAGATTATAATTGTTTGGGTTTTGTCTCTGTTTCTGAAATGATGGATGTGGCGAGCTAATTGAATTCCTTAAATTTTAACTGACGCTTAATGGACAATGATTGGATCTTCTTGATTCTGTcacacaatttaaaataaccaaccaaccaaaaaaaaaaaaaaaaaaaccaaaaaataattaaattagataaatcGAAGAAGAGCACCATGTAATTCTTGATGAAGCAATGCGGAAGAGCAAGTTTGTTAAActttgatgatgatttatgaGTATAAGCTGTGGGCGAACTTTGTGTTAGATGGAGCTTAAGATCATAAACTCTAAGGAATATGTGAAAGATATTAAGACCTTCAGCCTatggtatttttgttttgtgcaatgtaattttttcaatggtattcattttatttcttcttttagaATAACCTTATAATTGGATTTTATATATGCAATAATAAAGTGGCAGTGTACTCATCGACATCACACTGTTCTCTGAAATATTGCAATCACGATTTTCTCTCGGTCTCTTCTTCTATGTTGCTCAACTCTGAGCTCATTTGCCGTCTCCGATTGGGATTTTTCCGACGAACCCACATTTTCGTGTAAAATACTTTTGGAAACTTATCCGTTGGTTATTTGATTTGGATGTTCATAGGTTCTTTGATTTGACTTccacttttcttttgtttttaatcttttattcgACGTGAAGGTCATAAAGCTCGAGAAATCCAGGAATGGCACCTCCGATCCTTTCACTGGCTCTGCCTTCTGAGACTGGTCGAGTTCTCAGTATTCAGTCTCACACAGTTCAGGTATTGGTGCTTTCCTTTATGCTTACTTTTTTTGTCTGTTTAAAGAAAAAACTGGAAAGAATACAGGGATGATTAAATTGAAGCCAAGCCAATTAATCTAAGAAAGTCTAGTTTTTCTTTGACTGATACTGTAGTTGTGGATGGCCTGATTGTGTATGATGCTTTTTGTGTTGGCTTGATGTGAAAAgtcttattctttttatttattttttgggatgtTAGTTGTTCTGCAGAAGTGCTTTCTTAATTGTATACATAATTTTATCATTCATATTAATTCACGCCTGTCTAAATTTGATTCTCAACAATATTATTGAGTTAGGATTGAGGGAAATGGACCAGAAAATGCTTTTGTGATTTGACTGAAAATATTATGTGGTTAAGAGTTTATTTGAATGGTTTCTTCTTCACCCCTTTGCGAGCACATAACGATACAAAGACAGCTTTTATGGCATACCCCAGCCTGCAATTTTTAGTTGGTTACATATGACTGACCATGCATTCTATGGGATATCCCACCATTTGACTTGTTTTCTTAACTGCAGTAGTATTTTGAGTACAACAAGTATGGTAAAATTTATTGGTCCGAGAAGGGCAGAAAGGCAGGGTCATGGCGCAAatgattgttatatatatatatatatatatatagtattaaatTCCCTTTTTTTGGGACTTGCAGGCATTGCTTAAATAAAGAGCAACATGGTTGGATATTCCCTTCTTGTCgtattcttgattttgtttggtTAAAGGTTTGGAAGGGCCTTGGTATCATATGTATTTTCTGTATAAACGAAATGATTAATGCGTTTGTCTATATTGTATCATGGTGCATTATCAATCAAACTaacttaaaatgtaaaattgagCACCAAAGATAAATTCAATCTAACATCGTATGCTTGTGTCTCCCTGATGTGGTCAAATTTCTTATATTGGATACAAAGTACGTCCTTCTACAAGTTTTTGAAGATCCCTATgtttaaagtaataataaatgttttggtGGGTGATTTAATAGACATTTCTAGGATATGCATCTGTGGTTGGGAAGATGCAGTGGCTATGGTAGGTTGGTGACTAAGGTAGGCCATAGGCGCGGTTGCTAACTTGTCTAtcattcttttttgaaaaactgGATTCTTCAACTGACATGGCCTGAGACAGAATAGTTACTTATGGAATCACATGGGCTTGTATCCTTCCTAGTTGGTGTCTTTTGGTTGTACTCAGTTCAATCTAggaattattgttgttttaagaGAGGGTATTTGTCGTCATCTACGCATTACTATTGATAATGAAAGGGCAATATGCTGCCAGCGAAAGGACTCAAAATTAATATGCCTTGTCCCATATCCCATGGTTACCAAAGATGGACTGCTAACTGTTCAGTTTGTTTATAATGACCCAATTTTAAATTGGACCCCATGTAACTTCTGAATTTTCTAGGATTTGCAAGTGGATCAGGGGAAATAATTTATGAGAAGGATGTCAACCTTAAAGGAGTAACAACTGTCTCAGTGGAAGTTTCCTAAATAGTTCGATCACTTGATAAAATTGTTTGTCTTAGATTTTGTCTTAAACAACAAGAACTTATGCCATGGAACATGCCAAAAGcatgtgttttgtttttgttagatATACAGGAAAAGTACATGATCTAATATGATGCTATAAACTTGGATCTTAAATCTTAGGCTACATTATCAAAATTGGCAAAGTTTCAGTGTTGTGGAGATAAGAATCGTAATGAGAAGTAATGGAATTTTATATTGTCGTATTGGAGAACTGGTGGGGTAGAATATCAATGTATTCATATGGATGATGCTTGTATTATCTTGAGAAAGTTATAGTATCCTGTTATGTAAATGCGGCTGTAGATGGGGAAGTATCTGTATTGATACAATACAACATGAGTAATAGGAGTTGTATTGAACATGGCTGGAGGTACCTTGAACACTTGCCAGTACATTATGGCACTTGGGGGTGGTTTTCAGGGATGTAGGTTGACTTTTAAAAGCAGTAAATGGATTTGGCAAGGCCCCTTGAAATGCAATTTAAGCAAATCTGAATTAGGAGGATGATTTCACATGAGGGGTAGAATTTGTTGGGTGATGGCCAAAGCTGGATTGCAACAAATTTAGTTTCACATTTGGGGCTGCATGTAATTGAAATGGGGGAGGGAAGCTTTCAAAGGAGGATGGTTTTGAGCTGTAAAATGGACAGAAGACTAGACAGCCCAAGTCAGTCATACATGAAGCAATCCCGCTGGTTGTTGGAACTTGAATCTAGTTAGATATTTTTTGCTTGCTGACTGGTTTTTAACCAAAACATAAGGACCGATCTATAAGGAAAGGTAGCTGATGTGGCACTTAACATAGTTGGGCcatcttttatttgttattccTTATACTTTTTCTTCTATGTTACCAGAGacataattataatttgataagaagttacaaaaaaaatgaaattatgatAGATAAACATTGTGTTggtacttaaataaataaatgaaaaaatcctGCTAATTTagtcttttttatcttttttaaaacataaaatataaataggttttttaaattaaaaataaatattttttgaaacaagGACAAAGTAATCTATTTGAAATCAAGTAAAGAAATACTTAAACAGTTTATGGAGAACTAAATTCAAACAAATGTGACCCTTAGACATGTAACTGCACCAATCCAGATAACAAATTTCTCCTCATGCATCATTGTAGTGTCTATTGGTTTGATTGTTAGATACTCCTTGTCATATCCTTGTTTTGAAATGCTAAAAAATAATTgcaagaattttcttttttaatttatgagtTGTGCAGTTCTGAGATTCATGTGCAAGAAGCAAATTTCATCTGTTGGCATTGGATCTAAGACCTTATTGTTGTTGACTACCCTTATTTTCCTCggctttcataatttttaatgtCTAAATTTTGGTTCCATTATCTGTATAATGAATCTCTTGCAATACCTTACTTCTTTGCTACTTCCCTGTAGGGATATGTTGGAAATAAATCCGCTGTCTTCCCTCTCCAACTGTTAGGCTATGATGTTGATCCAATTAATTCAGTGCAGTTCTCAAACCACACAGGTTAGCTGCTTCTTTTACTTAATTCAAACAGTTTCAGAATTCTTGAGGCCTGATATATGGTGTGATGATCTGTGGTCTGTCCATCTGTACAAGTTCAGGGCTTCAGGCATGCTATCCTCGCTAAGATGATTGCGATATCATGAATTCATGATTAAATTGATCTTAACATGTTACAGGATACCCAACTTTTAAGGGTCAAGTTTTAAATGGCCAACAATTATGCGACTTGATAGAAGGCCTTGAAGCAAATGATTTATTATACTATACTCATTTACTAACAGGTAtttctcataattttttttggttatattttgttatatgtGGCATGCTAGGCTAGAAAATCTCTCTTGGagaattatatgatatttttttttgcatgaTAAACTGGGAGGGGGGAGCTCTATTTGGAAGTAGGTTTTATGAGACAGGAAGTGTGCACAAAAGGCGCACAAAATATGCATTTGTTCTAGAatttgagagaaaacaaattttgataCACTGATTGATGTTTTTATTAGAGGTTGTCAGCATGAAGTATTGTTGCGCTTTTGTTTCCACACTGTACTTATTTGTGAAGAGACCCTAAGTTGAGATACATTTaaaatggatttggaagttttcAGTCTAGATTAAATTTGAATAGCCCAAGGTTTTTGCTCTAGAATGCTCCACTAACCTTTCAATTCATACTTTTACACTTTGCACAATGCAGGTAAGGGGAAAATAGCTTGCAGCTATGATTTTCAGAATATTTTGACTAGGAATCAAGTGTAAAAAAAGCGTTCATATTGAGccattaatattgattttttggaTAATGCAGTAGGTCAATTTGTTCCAATTATCACACTTTTTCAGTTTCAGCAGAATGGCATCGGACATGGCTGAATTAAAATGTGTTAAATACgtaaaaatggatttaaaaaattattttggcttTCTGTATTCTTTGTGGCGTTAACTTGAGCTAAGTATTTAATTGAGTTTGATGATGTATTATGTTTATCTTCTGCCTTTTTGGAAGGCCACAAGAGAAGGGGGGTTACTATGGTTTACATGAATGTGGTAACATGTCTAGTATATAATGCAAAGTTTCCTGATAAGCCTCTTGTGCTGGGACTCAACGAAACGTATTTTTATTATCTCATGGCTGCTTGTTTGGATATCAATGTCAATTCTGATAATAAAAAGCATATGATATGTTAGTAGCATTTTCTCATCCACTACTAAAAAGCATATGATATGTTAGTATTGATAGGAAATCAATACGTAGGGTAAAGAAGATGATTAGAAAtccccaaaaattaaaatacgacaaaaaattaaacaatatagTAAAATTAAGATATCCTTTGTCTGTTATAGATAATTACTATCTGCTCTGCTTTAGGATTCAAATGAGAAGGTTTTCACAAGTAATGTTGATTTGAGTAGGTCATTTAGAGTATATGCTGTAGAAGTCTTCAAACAAATTTAATCGTTGTGGCTTCATCTTTATGGAGTTATGTTGTagtctatatttttaaatcatgaGGTTGAAAAGGTTGCGATAGCTTGCATTATAATGCCTAGAAGGATTTGTTTAAATTGCAAGTTGTGATTAATTTGGAAACCTCATGCTTTTTGAgataatatttgaataattccTTTCATTTTCCTTATTTCCTTATATTGTTTTCCACTAAAGCTACGTCTGTTTTGctcttactaattttttttatattttaatgttttgaaCTTTTGTCACCTATGAAGAAAACTCTTGTTTAATTGACATACTGCAGGCTATATAGGTTCAGTTTCCTTTTTGAGCACTGTGTTGGAAGTTGTCAATAAGCTTCGCTCTGTGAATCCAAAACTGATATATGGTAAGTAGATCAAAATTCCTTGACCATTAGCTGTTGAGATGGCTAGGGCATGTAAATATTGAACCTTTGACTTTGCATTTTTCTGTCTCCTGAACATTTGTGTTGAGGCAGTTTGAAAAATGAAGCCCAACCTGTTGAAGAGCTATTGTTTTCTTGCTTTTCTTTTCAACCTGCATTAGGACTTGTTTATCTGGCTATTGCATTAGACTTCGCATGGATACATCTTCACTTCTAATGCAAAATTATGAGATGTTTGGcagtattataaaatattgcgATAATTAATGGTTGAAATTAAATCAAGCTTCTCAAGTTAATATTTGCTGGAAATGAAATTCGTTTTTATTCAACAGTTGGAATGAAATGTCGTTGCTTTTGTCCTGATGATGGTTATATTAGCTTGTAATTGAATTTTCAGTATTTAAAGTAGAATGGTTAAATGTGAAAGAAATACCTttattgaagatgattttgtggaaatagtttttcctttcttggCCAATTCAACTGGGGGATAattatctaaaatttatttccttatttgtttccttgttagtttattttttctagCTGCATTTTTTTCTGTATAGTTTCCTTTTCATTCCttgtgtgtttatatatatagttttgccaCCCACCCTTTAGAGAATAACTACGAAATATGAGTCACTTTTTTCCTGCATAAGCTTATTCAGTTAAAAATGAATTGCTTGTCCTATTCATATTTGACAACCACTATGTTGCCAACTAATAACCTGCACCCTTTCTTCTATCTTCTAAGCAACCTACTGCACCTGATACCTTAAACTACCCTTGGTAAAATATTACATTAAATGCTATAAGACTGCTTCTTATCTCCAATGCCAAAATAACACTTTAGATTCTACAAAACCCTTAAGGTGTACCATACATCAGCACTGAAAAATTTTGCAGTAGGCATTCTGACGACCCATATTTACCATAATTGCCCAATAATTATGATCATAAGTTCTTGCAAATGGCTCTGTATAGCCTTAAAAGTCTTTAAGATCCGTGGGGTCTGTTTTTCTACTAATAGTAGCTGTAAAGTATGCAGTGACTGTTGACTGTGTATTTTGTGTCAAGAGAATGTGCTTGTTCATCTTATTTACTACTTGTTCCCCTTTATTCTTATTAAACCATTGTCCCCACTCTGCAGTCTGTGATCCAGTGATGGGTGATGAAGGTAAGCTCTATGTCCCTCCAGAGCTGGTATCAGTCTACCGAGAGAAGGTAAGCCACCTTCTTTATTGCATGGATCTCTAGTATATCTTTATATTTATCCTTTATATATGCGTAAAGTGAGTTGTTTGGATGTTATTAGTTGATAACTAGTGAAACTTAAAGTACATGTTAACCAGCATCTGCTTCTGTTCTTTATGTTTGGATTgatctaataaaactaaataactTGAGGAAGGATTTGATATTGAAGTTTGGCCCGttcttgttattatttcttGATGTGAACTTATTGAAGTCTAAATTTGATAATTGTTACTTTTTGACACACTATCTAATTAGGTAGTTCCAGTGGCTTCAATGTTAACTCCTAACCAGTTTGAGGCAGAACAATTAACAGGGTTCAGGTAATTTCAGATAGCACATCATACGATAAGTAATTTATCAcattattcatttttaattattggattatcGTCTAGTTGGATATGCAACTGCATATGATTTTCCTTTTCCTATTAATGTATCAGATATGAATGAATTCTCCTTTTTTGGTCTGAATATCAGTATATTAAAGGTTAGCTTcattgttgaaagaaaaaattattcattttttaaagttttattttcaaaatcgatgttttatatgttaaaaCATTGTAACTTAATACTACTTTTGTGACGTAGTCATCTAATTATCTAATATtctatttcaaaaagaaaaagggaaaataaaattccattttattttaccaaaatgTTTTTGAACTAATTTCTTGGGAAAATATGGATATCATTTGAAGAAGCAAAATGAATATCTCAATCCATAATGGAAGGAAATGAAGTATGGATTTGTCAGAACATATAACACTGCTTCCTATCTCCTACATGCATGCACACACAAAACTGCCTTATGAAACTTTAGACTAATAAAATGTAACGTCTGAGTCTGATTGAAAGCAAAAGCTGTTTGTTGCTAATGGTGATGGACATTTGTGTAGTTGCCTGGATGGTGTTAGGTCTCACATCATTGTATTCCATTGATTTTAAACCTTTTGCTTTTTATGTGGTAGTTAGTATTTCAACATTTGCTTTCTGAAAAAAGTCATTTGTCACAGGATAGAGTCTGAAAAAGATGGCCGCAAAGCTTGCAACATTCTTCATGCTGCTGGACCTTCAAAGGTTTCATTATCTACAATTTTATGTTGCCCGAACAACTAAATGCTTGCACCTCTGATATGATCACTTTTAATATTACCAATCCTAGAAATCAATAAATGACTAAGATGGTAAATTCACCCACATGTTTACTATTGTGAAAGGGAGGTAAAAAGGGAAATTAAAACTTGAAATAGGTTCAGTAGTGAAAGATTAGTTTAACTTCATATGACATTGAGCCTAAAATCTAAGTCTTACCCACCAAGACTGAATTTGTAGTTATTCTCATGCAGTAAAATCATTTCATATACAGATGTTCAAAGCTTTTTGATAAAGTTTTATTTCTTACAGAAAAAGAACCGaacaaaagaatttttattttttattttttattttttttaaatatctttaaGCTCaacctctttctttctctcatctTACATACATTTGTGATATACTATGTAATTTGTTATTAATCTCAGGTTGTGATTACAAGCATTAGTATAGATGGTAATCTTCTCCTCATTGGTAGTCATCAAAAGGAAAAGGTGGGTTTTCCtgtatttaaagtttgagattTATGTTTGGTTTAAACACAATCATTATGCtgcttataatttttattttgtttctgtgACTGAATATTTTAGATGAATGATAAGGTACTGGATTAAGGTTTTAATTTGGAATTAAATTTTGGCAGTCTAGTATCTAAAGAACTTTTCCTTAATCCTTATCAGTGGTGCCGAAAGTAACAAGTAGCATAACTATTTAATAAGTTGACCTTGATGTTAAACCGACTCATTACATAAGCTATAAGTAGCAAAGATGTTAATTGTTAGATTTGTTGTCTCTGTTCAATATGGGATTTACAAGTAAAACTTTTTGCTAGATTATAATGTTTACTGGAATTTATCTTAATCAGTCTCTTCTTCCTACCAATTTATCGTGGCTTATGGAAAGTTGGTGAATAATAACTCGTAGATGGTAGTGGAAGCTTACCCTCTGTCATCAACTTGCTGCATCATCAGCTCAAATTGTAAACCTCTCTGAGTTGAGATCACAACAAaaatctagttttttttttttttttggtggggtggTTTCTGTATGGTTAACATTTagcattaaaaattgaaatttatacgCAAAGTATGATTTTTTGATGTTGCAGATTATGATTATGGAAAAACactttcatcttttttattagttttaatttttatttcttatgtttTCCATCTTGTATgtgcaaattatatatatggctACGTTAGTATGTATTGCTTGTTTTCAAGATTAGTTTTAGCATGCtaaagctttaaattttcaCTTGAACATGATAGGGTCAGTTGCCCGAGCAGTTCAAGATTAAGATTCCCAAAATTCCTGCATACTTCACGGTATGTCCTTGAAAACTTTTTCATTTGCAATGCTATGTTGATACTGGCCTGTGCACTGTAGTGTTGTTGTAGGAGAGATCATTCACGAGCAAATGtgtgtttattaattttgtacttACGTGCATGTTCCAAATCAATTAGCATTAGACCCTAGCCTCGATGACCACAACAATTTCTACTATCTGAATACATAGTCAGAAGCCTTCCAAATATTGTAGTATGAATTATCAGGCAATTAATAGCATTGCGGCTGTCCTTTAACTGTCAATAAGTATTAGACCATGACCTCAGAACTTCATGGCAAGTCCAATGCCAATGACCACATCTTGTTGGAGTCTCCATGTGTGCCCTTGTGCCACAAATGGTAGCTTGCTTTTAGCCAACACTATCCCTAGCTTCTTTCCCTTTGAtattcttc
Protein-coding regions in this window:
- the LOC107415711 gene encoding pyridoxal kinase: MAPPILSLALPSETGRVLSIQSHTVQGYVGNKSAVFPLQLLGYDVDPINSVQFSNHTGYPTFKGQVLNGQQLCDLIEGLEANDLLYYTHLLTGYIGSVSFLSTVLEVVNKLRSVNPKLIYVCDPVMGDEGKLYVPPELVSVYREKVVPVASMLTPNQFEAEQLTGFRIESEKDGRKACNILHAAGPSKVVITSISIDGNLLLIGSHQKEKGQLPEQFKIKIPKIPAYFTGTGDLMTALLLGWSNKYPDNLGKAAELAVSSLQALLQRTLKDYKEAGHDPKSSSLEIRLIQSQDDIRNPEVNFKAERYD
- the LOC107415657 gene encoding stress response protein NST1 is translated as MKRKKWSELEEQTLLAKYAELLKLGTLAKLKTREKKFKPIAEHVNSMHHIHDPITFPFKWSWRDVSIKVQNMRHQYLGVKQKIRVSKDEFNWNDGENHWENFLKYKEVFGDVELDPKGKKLCDNVNVFGDCGDLGFGIDCEDLEEDGEEESLEGEDDDDDDEDVGGRCGGGSGGGGGGGDGVGSDDDDDSGGGDGEVGDEIVGSEGEFGPEREIGDVGFGRKRKLKKGLAVNRRLGVVSAQILELRDVVLKREERRRERDYKREKGEANKEEKRKEAEHRKEKRRNEREEGLDNRELELEEMQAMWERREYEKRLRLEREFNEEERWSRMKMEEKREEDEMEWRERMVGMQIEHEKQMMQLHAEACQNQMQILGLMARLVCQFVGWANDGLGGGLGSLPPQVLQNLQHPGGLGDNGKSDANSPSKFI